A region from the Chlamydiales bacterium genome encodes:
- a CDS encoding ribonuclease HIII gives MPSCFVATIDTSLAQKMREDLAEKGFTLTMPPYTFFSAVKEGVSCTLYTSGKLTVQGKGMDEFITYYLEPEILKNVSYSYPEVNVDLTPRIGIDEAGKGDFFGPLCIAGVQAGEEKVKELISIGVRDSKQMSDAAVIALSKKIRQNFAHSIVRISPPKYNELYGNFKNLNRLLAWGHATAIGELVTKTSCQNVIIDQFASEHLVISALKSKKLDVNLTQRHGAESDPVVAAASILARAAFLQGLEELGQQIAIPLPKGASKKVLETGRIIVHKLGEEALGKVAKLHFKTRDDILRTLL, from the coding sequence ATGCCATCTTGTTTTGTAGCTACAATCGACACTAGCCTCGCTCAGAAGATGCGAGAGGATCTCGCTGAAAAGGGGTTCACCCTGACCATGCCCCCCTACACCTTTTTCTCTGCGGTAAAAGAGGGGGTCTCCTGCACTCTCTACACCTCTGGGAAGCTCACCGTGCAGGGCAAAGGGATGGATGAGTTCATCACCTACTACCTGGAACCGGAGATATTAAAAAACGTCTCCTACAGCTACCCCGAAGTCAATGTGGATCTCACACCGCGCATTGGTATCGATGAGGCCGGCAAAGGGGACTTCTTCGGCCCTCTCTGCATCGCTGGAGTGCAAGCTGGCGAGGAGAAGGTCAAAGAGCTAATTTCGATTGGTGTGCGCGATAGCAAGCAGATGAGCGACGCTGCGGTGATCGCTTTAAGCAAGAAGATCCGTCAAAATTTCGCCCACAGCATCGTCAGAATTTCGCCTCCGAAGTACAATGAGCTCTACGGGAATTTCAAGAATCTAAATCGCCTTCTCGCTTGGGGACATGCGACTGCAATTGGCGAGCTCGTAACAAAGACGAGCTGCCAGAATGTGATCATCGACCAGTTTGCAAGCGAACACCTGGTTATCTCGGCACTAAAAAGTAAAAAGCTCGATGTCAACCTCACTCAACGCCATGGAGCGGAGAGCGATCCTGTCGTCGCTGCCGCATCGATCCTCGCGCGCGCGGCCTTTCTGCAGGGATTAGAAGAGCTGGGGCAGCAGATAGCTATTCCCCTGCCAAAAGGAGCCTCAAAGAAGGTTCTTGAAACGGGAAGAATCATCGTGCACAAACTAGGGGAAGAAGCGCTTGGAAAAGTTGCTAAGCTCCACTTTAAAACCCGAGACGACATCCTCCGCACCCTTCTATGA